A single region of the Pieris rapae chromosome 19, ilPieRapa1.1, whole genome shotgun sequence genome encodes:
- the LOC111001317 gene encoding zinc finger protein 239 isoform X4 — MKQEIKKESENENKSKGRIGLNKLQKSFKKNLTRTNNIASSILEGEFVWNGDTWCLKSTTAVSTSKQKRTSKLKQKQKKVDINLPKEKVEKIKVPELCDLCGVTFTSLDKLAIHKRNIHFKKPIKCPECPQILASNYYLNRHIRRCHKKEDNFICATCGRGFTFRGEMMTHIKNVHNKHLKPMKTFSCDLCDKVFKCQKSVTIHIRSAHTGQRPAVCSVCDSRFFHEDYLKEHMRLHTGETPFKCPVCGRGYAQLGNMKSHLRVHRKSEVNPDLLSKLRPNYLRLLKP; from the exons ATGAAACA AGAGATAAAAAAAGAATCGGAGAATGAAAACAAATCTAAAGGTAGAATTGGActgaataaattacaaaaatcatttaagaaaaatcttaCTAGAACCAATAACATAGCTTCATCAATACTAGAGGGTGAATTTGTCTGGAATGGTGACACATggtg TTTAAAATCCACTACTGCTGTGTCAACATCAAAACAAAAGAGAACATCAAAACtaaaacagaaacaaaaaaaagttgatataaatttaccAAAAGAAAaggttgaaaaaataaaagtacccGAACTATGTGATCTATGTGGTGTAACATTTACGAGCTTAGATAAATTAGCCATACATAAAAGGAATATTCACTTTAAGAAACCAATAAAATGTCCAGAATGTCCACAAATATTAgcttcaaattattatttaaatagacaCATAAGAAGGTGTCATAAAAAGGAGGATAACTTTATATGTGCTACATGTGGTAGAGGTTTTACATTTAGAGGAGAAATGATGACCCATATTAAAAATGTGCACAATAAACACTTAAAACCAATGAAAACATTTTCGTGTGATCTCTGTGATAAAGTATTTAAGTGTCAGAAATCTGTTACCATTCACATCAGATCTGCTCACACAG gtCAACGGCCAGCAGTTTGTAGTGTATGTGATAGTAGATTTTTCCATGAAGATTATCTCAAAGAACACATGCGTTTACATACAGGTGAAACTCCATTTAAGTGTCCTGTGTGTGGGCGAGGATATGCTCAACTTGGCAATATGAAAAGTCATCTTAGGGTACATAGAAAATCAGAAGTTAATCCTGATTTACTTAGTAAATTGAGACCTAATTATTTAAGACTATTAAAGCCATAA
- the LOC111001317 gene encoding zinc finger protein 28 isoform X2: protein MGLMDIRMAINLCRICLESGATIPLFVNKSNILTKLSFCVNETITDTEGYPTNICSSCKDTLYEVYKFITKYKETHNILRSKLLVKQEQFNYSLDSCVGKIELEIKHENFKIESSDDEPLCGFREIKKESENENKSKGRIGLNKLQKSFKKNLTRTNNIASSILEGEFVWNGDTWCLKSTTAVSTSKQKRTSKLKQKQKKVDINLPKEKVEKIKVPELCDLCGVTFTSLDKLAIHKRNIHFKKPIKCPECPQILASNYYLNRHIRRCHKKEDNFICATCGRGFTFRGEMMTHIKNVHNKHLKPMKTFSCDLCDKVFKCQKSVTIHIRSAHTGQRPAVCSVCDSRFFHEDYLKEHMRLHTGETPFKCPVCGRGYAQLGNMKSHLRVHRKSEVNPDLLSKLRPNYLRLLKP from the exons ATGGGACTTATGG atatacgGATGGCGATAAACTTGTGTAGAATATGCCTGGAGAGTGGAGCAACAATACCTCTGTTTgtaaacaaaagtaatattttaacaaaactttCGTTTTGTGTAAATGAAACA ATTACAGATACAGAGGGATATCCTACAAATATATGTTCTAGTTGTAAAGATACATTATATGAAGTGTATAAGttcattacaaaatacaaagaaacCCACAATATACTTAGGAGTAAATTATTAGTCAAACAGGAACAGTTTAACTACAGTCTTGATAGTTGCGTTGGCAAAATTGAACTTGAAATTAAGcatgaaaactttaaaattgaaaGTAGTGATGATGAGCCCCTTTGTGGTTTTAGAGAGATAAAAAAAGAATCGGAGAATGAAAACAAATCTAAAGGTAGAATTGGActgaataaattacaaaaatcatttaagaaaaatcttaCTAGAACCAATAACATAGCTTCATCAATACTAGAGGGTGAATTTGTCTGGAATGGTGACACATggtg TTTAAAATCCACTACTGCTGTGTCAACATCAAAACAAAAGAGAACATCAAAACtaaaacagaaacaaaaaaaagttgatataaatttaccAAAAGAAAaggttgaaaaaataaaagtacccGAACTATGTGATCTATGTGGTGTAACATTTACGAGCTTAGATAAATTAGCCATACATAAAAGGAATATTCACTTTAAGAAACCAATAAAATGTCCAGAATGTCCACAAATATTAgcttcaaattattatttaaatagacaCATAAGAAGGTGTCATAAAAAGGAGGATAACTTTATATGTGCTACATGTGGTAGAGGTTTTACATTTAGAGGAGAAATGATGACCCATATTAAAAATGTGCACAATAAACACTTAAAACCAATGAAAACATTTTCGTGTGATCTCTGTGATAAAGTATTTAAGTGTCAGAAATCTGTTACCATTCACATCAGATCTGCTCACACAG gtCAACGGCCAGCAGTTTGTAGTGTATGTGATAGTAGATTTTTCCATGAAGATTATCTCAAAGAACACATGCGTTTACATACAGGTGAAACTCCATTTAAGTGTCCTGTGTGTGGGCGAGGATATGCTCAACTTGGCAATATGAAAAGTCATCTTAGGGTACATAGAAAATCAGAAGTTAATCCTGATTTACTTAGTAAATTGAGACCTAATTATTTAAGACTATTAAAGCCATAA
- the LOC111001317 gene encoding zinc finger protein 214 isoform X3 has protein sequence MAINLCRICLESGATIPLFVNKSNILTKLSFCVNETITDTEGYPTNICSSCKDTLYEVYKFITKYKETHNILRSKLLVKQEQFNYSLDSCVGKIELEIKHENFKIESSDDEPLCGFREIKKESENENKSKGRIGLNKLQKSFKKNLTRTNNIASSILEGEFVWNGDTWCLKSTTAVSTSKQKRTSKLKQKQKKVDINLPKEKVEKIKVPELCDLCGVTFTSLDKLAIHKRNIHFKKPIKCPECPQILASNYYLNRHIRRCHKKEDNFICATCGRGFTFRGEMMTHIKNVHNKHLKPMKTFSCDLCDKVFKCQKSVTIHIRSAHTGQRPAVCSVCDSRFFHEDYLKEHMRLHTGETPFKCPVCGRGYAQLGNMKSHLRVHRKSEVNPDLLSKLRPNYLRLLKP, from the exons ATGGCGATAAACTTGTGTAGAATATGCCTGGAGAGTGGAGCAACAATACCTCTGTTTgtaaacaaaagtaatattttaacaaaactttCGTTTTGTGTAAATGAAACA ATTACAGATACAGAGGGATATCCTACAAATATATGTTCTAGTTGTAAAGATACATTATATGAAGTGTATAAGttcattacaaaatacaaagaaacCCACAATATACTTAGGAGTAAATTATTAGTCAAACAGGAACAGTTTAACTACAGTCTTGATAGTTGCGTTGGCAAAATTGAACTTGAAATTAAGcatgaaaactttaaaattgaaaGTAGTGATGATGAGCCCCTTTGTGGTTTTAGAGAGATAAAAAAAGAATCGGAGAATGAAAACAAATCTAAAGGTAGAATTGGActgaataaattacaaaaatcatttaagaaaaatcttaCTAGAACCAATAACATAGCTTCATCAATACTAGAGGGTGAATTTGTCTGGAATGGTGACACATggtg TTTAAAATCCACTACTGCTGTGTCAACATCAAAACAAAAGAGAACATCAAAACtaaaacagaaacaaaaaaaagttgatataaatttaccAAAAGAAAaggttgaaaaaataaaagtacccGAACTATGTGATCTATGTGGTGTAACATTTACGAGCTTAGATAAATTAGCCATACATAAAAGGAATATTCACTTTAAGAAACCAATAAAATGTCCAGAATGTCCACAAATATTAgcttcaaattattatttaaatagacaCATAAGAAGGTGTCATAAAAAGGAGGATAACTTTATATGTGCTACATGTGGTAGAGGTTTTACATTTAGAGGAGAAATGATGACCCATATTAAAAATGTGCACAATAAACACTTAAAACCAATGAAAACATTTTCGTGTGATCTCTGTGATAAAGTATTTAAGTGTCAGAAATCTGTTACCATTCACATCAGATCTGCTCACACAG gtCAACGGCCAGCAGTTTGTAGTGTATGTGATAGTAGATTTTTCCATGAAGATTATCTCAAAGAACACATGCGTTTACATACAGGTGAAACTCCATTTAAGTGTCCTGTGTGTGGGCGAGGATATGCTCAACTTGGCAATATGAAAAGTCATCTTAGGGTACATAGAAAATCAGAAGTTAATCCTGATTTACTTAGTAAATTGAGACCTAATTATTTAAGACTATTAAAGCCATAA
- the LOC111001317 gene encoding zinc finger protein 493 isoform X1 → MAINLCRICLESGATIPLFVNKSNILTKLSFCVNETITDTEGYPTNICSSCKDTLYEVYKFITKYKETHNILRSKLLVKQEQFNYSLDSCVGKIELEIKHENFKIESSDDEPLCGFREIKKESENENKSKGRIGLNKLQKSFKKNLTRTNNIASSILEGEFVWNGDTCLKSTTAVSTSKQKRTSKLKQKQKKVDINLPKEKVEKIKVPELCDLCGVTFTSLDKLAIHKRNIHFKKPIKCPECPQILASNYYLNRHIRRCHKKEDNFICATCGRGFTFRGEMMTHIKNVHNKHLKPMKTFSCDLCDKVFKCQKSVTIHIRSAHTGQRPAVCSVCDSRFFHEDYLKEHMRLHTGETPFKCPVCGRGYAQLGNMKSHLRVHRKSEVNPDLLSKLRPNYLRLLKP, encoded by the exons ATGGCGATAAACTTGTGTAGAATATGCCTGGAGAGTGGAGCAACAATACCTCTGTTTgtaaacaaaagtaatattttaacaaaactttCGTTTTGTGTAAATGAAACA ATTACAGATACAGAGGGATATCCTACAAATATATGTTCTAGTTGTAAAGATACATTATATGAAGTGTATAAGttcattacaaaatacaaagaaacCCACAATATACTTAGGAGTAAATTATTAGTCAAACAGGAACAGTTTAACTACAGTCTTGATAGTTGCGTTGGCAAAATTGAACTTGAAATTAAGcatgaaaactttaaaattgaaaGTAGTGATGATGAGCCCCTTTGTGGTTTTAGAGAGATAAAAAAAGAATCGGAGAATGAAAACAAATCTAAAGGTAGAATTGGActgaataaattacaaaaatcatttaagaaaaatcttaCTAGAACCAATAACATAGCTTCATCAATACTAGAGGGTGAATTTGTCTGGAATGGTGACACATg TTTAAAATCCACTACTGCTGTGTCAACATCAAAACAAAAGAGAACATCAAAACtaaaacagaaacaaaaaaaagttgatataaatttaccAAAAGAAAaggttgaaaaaataaaagtacccGAACTATGTGATCTATGTGGTGTAACATTTACGAGCTTAGATAAATTAGCCATACATAAAAGGAATATTCACTTTAAGAAACCAATAAAATGTCCAGAATGTCCACAAATATTAgcttcaaattattatttaaatagacaCATAAGAAGGTGTCATAAAAAGGAGGATAACTTTATATGTGCTACATGTGGTAGAGGTTTTACATTTAGAGGAGAAATGATGACCCATATTAAAAATGTGCACAATAAACACTTAAAACCAATGAAAACATTTTCGTGTGATCTCTGTGATAAAGTATTTAAGTGTCAGAAATCTGTTACCATTCACATCAGATCTGCTCACACAG gtCAACGGCCAGCAGTTTGTAGTGTATGTGATAGTAGATTTTTCCATGAAGATTATCTCAAAGAACACATGCGTTTACATACAGGTGAAACTCCATTTAAGTGTCCTGTGTGTGGGCGAGGATATGCTCAACTTGGCAATATGAAAAGTCATCTTAGGGTACATAGAAAATCAGAAGTTAATCCTGATTTACTTAGTAAATTGAGACCTAATTATTTAAGACTATTAAAGCCATAA
- the LOC111001313 gene encoding V-type proton ATPase subunit D: MSSKDRLPIFPSRGAQMLIKNRLAGAQKGHGLLKKKADALQVRFRMILSKIIETKTLMGEVMKEAAFSLAEAKFTTGDFNQVVLQNVTKAQIKIRSKKDNVAGVTLPIFESYQDGSDTYELAGLARGGQQLSKLKKNFQSAVKLLVELASLQTSFVTLDEVIKVTNRRVNAIEHVIIPRLEATLAYIISELDEVEREEFYRLKKIQDKKKIIKDKAEAKKKALAAAGVDIRGDIVNLLDEGDEDLLF; encoded by the exons ATGTCTTCAAAGGATAGATTACCAATATTCCCTTCCCGAGG TGCTCAGATGTTGATAAAAAATCGTTTGGCTGGAGCACAAAAGGGTCATGGACTTCTTAAGAAAAAAGCGGATGCTTTACAAGTGAGATTCCGTATGATCCTGAGTAAAATTATTGAG aCTAAAACTTTGATGGGTGAAGTCATGAAGGAAGCTGCATTTTCATTGGCTGAAGCAAAATTCACAACTGGGGACTTTAATCAGGTAGTTCTCCAGAATGTTACAAAGgctcaaattaaaattcgatcAAAGAAGGACAATGTTGCTG GTGTAACCCTTCCAATCTTTGAGTCATACCAAGACGGTTCAGACACTTATGAGTTAGCGGGTCTGGCTCGTGGTGGACAGCAATTGTCCAAGCTTAAGAAGAACTTCCAGAGTGCTGTAAAGCTTCTGGTTGAGTTGGCTTCGCTACAAACATCTTTTGTTACTCTAGATGAGGTGATCAAGGTTACAAACAGACGTGTTAATGCTATTGAGCACG taaTCATACCGCGCCTTGAGGCAACTCTTGCCTACATTATCTCTGAGTTGGATGAAGTCGAGCGTGAGGAATTCTACCGGCTTAAGAAAATCCAGGACAAGAAGAAGATCATCAAAGATAAGGCTGAGGct aagAAAAAAGCTCTGGCGGCAGCCGGTGTGGATATTCGTGGTGATATCGTAAATCTTCTGGATGAAGGCGACGAGGACTTGCTCTTCTAA